The sequence below is a genomic window from Cygnus atratus isolate AKBS03 ecotype Queensland, Australia chromosome 4, CAtr_DNAZoo_HiC_assembly, whole genome shotgun sequence.
CTGCAGCAAGACTGAATAACGCCagattaattcttttaattcttaGGCAGAGCATGCCTATTTAGCTGACATCCAGTACCTGGAAGCTGATATAGGCAGACAACAGTTCACAGAAAATCTTATGCTCTTAGGAAGATCTCAGCCGTGTACCCCATTCATGTTAGGCACCACACCCCATTTAGCCAGTTGTACTAAACATTGCTAAGCTACGTCCCCCAGTTTTGCTACAGCTCTTTTGATGGTCCCTTCCCATGTAAAGCTCAGACTGCAAAACTCTTTTATGATCCTATTTTAGCAGCAATTTTACATCGCTAACGTTTTTTCTAGCACCGCTTCGCCAGATGTCATCTGGGAGTGTTCCTGGCTCTTCTGGAGAGAACATGATTTACTATCTCCTTGCTGGCGTTGCTGCTTTTGGTGGTTTATTTTATGTAAGTGATTGGCAATGGAGCTATCTGTGCTTTCTGAGCTGATGTGGTTTCAGGCGTGTTCTGCGTTTAAAAAATAGGGTCAGGATGTAAACCCTGTCAATAAAATGTGGTTGTCGTAGCACATAGTTAAAGCAGTTTAACATAAAAATCAGTCCAAGAGAATTAATCAGACAATGTATAGTGCTTGTctgttttactgttattttgaTGTGCATGGCTACAGTGATTCTCAGTGGGAAACCTGTTTACAGCCATGTGAAATGAATGTGTCCAAAGACAGAGTAAGGCATCTGTCTCTAACACCTTGCCTCTTCTTGCGACTACAAACATTAAGGACATACTGCAGAAGGCAAGAGGGATGTGAACCCAGAAGGGGAAGGTTATGAACCTGGTTAACTGGGGCAATAAGAAAGATATGAATATTAATCACTTAGAAAAAGCACGTTCGAGTTTTGTAAACACCAAGTTACTTTCAAACACTTTCAGTAATCGTTTTCCACCCTGCCTCTAAATATATCAGGCTCTGTGCTTCATGCCCCTAAAGCCTTTGTTTTATAGCTTTCTTCCCTTGAGATTTGAAATAGTGACTAGCACATCCCAAAGAGGTACAGGTTTCTGTCTCCCACAAAATAATCCTCTAAAATGGTAAGCAGCATCTGCTTGTTCAAAATATTATCAGATTGTGTGACTGCATGTCTGAAAGAATTATAAATTCTCTTGCAGTCAGCTTTTTGCTTACCACAgtttgtataaaaaataaatatgtctggccatattttttttaaatactctgtTCAATTCCTgaaacactgtattttctctctgacaTCTACACATTTTATAACTATGAAATGTGTAAATATGTTATTGaagcaaaatagattttttggATATTTTTACCTTGCTTATAATAATTTGATATGCCTTCTAAGACAAGCAGTAGTACCTGTTTGAAaccctcccctcttccttttttttttttttgtaattttgtagTTAGCTATTAGTTTACATGCAGCTATATTAGTTAGATATATGTTtagatatattatttttcagaccTACAGAACAGTTGGTTCCTCCCGCAGCAACTACATTGAGCATATGCATATTCTTCAGGAGAGAGCTGAAGGGCGGAAAAGCGCGTACAGATCAGGCAAGGGTGAGTCGAGCTCTTCTCTTGTTCTCTGGGTACACGAGGATCTGGAGCAGATATCTGGATTATGTAATTGGGCCTTAACCCTGTCCGAGTCCAAGATCTGTGACTGGGAGTAAAGGCAAAGGTGTTCTGCTCGAATTTTGGAGATGGGCTTAATGCTTAGGCGGTGGATCTGGCCTGTGATCAACCTGCGGGATCTTTGGATGAAAAGAGCTAATGTGTGAACCATTGATTTTATCTTGggcattttcatttgatttactGAAAGCTTAATGAAACGTGATTGAATGCATGATGCTGTCAAAATCAGTTctgttcttttgtgtttttttttggtggggaggaggggtgGGAAGAGACAATAATCTTTTTCTCAGCTGACAGTTTGGCTGCAGGCCACATGTCATCAGGGAACGCAGTTCAATCTTGATGTGTTGAGCTGGGagaaatatctatttatttatttaaataatgtacATAGAACCTATTTCTTGTCCCACGACTTTGATTTaatccttttcattttagatttataTGGAAAGCAGACACCACCTAAATGTATGGCAAAACCTTCATGCTTAAATAATTAGACCAAGTTAGTTCAAATACCTGTAATGGAATGTTGTCTCTGTCTACATCGATTAGTGTTACAATGAAGTTAATACGGAAGATAGGACCTTGGCAAGCATGGCCTTGCTATGAAAAGCAATTATAAAAATGGCTTGTTCAGGATCTCTTTATGTTTACTGAGTTATCgcttgaacaacaacaaaaaacttgtaAAAACATGAAGCCATAACACTTGAAgctattccttattttttcagagGCTGACATCTAGAGAATTGATTTCATGTATTTGAATCCACACAAAGAATAGATTTGACTAAAGTATGCtgagtttaatttctttttcaatgtgAGAACGTGCTTTAAATTGTTAGcttctaaaattatttctgtataaaGTATTCTTCTTGTAGTTCCATGATGTAGCCTTTAGTTtgaaagttttaaagtttttttttttaagctttaaaattacagaacttaagattttaaatgacaaaatactttaatttcctttgttttatgcATCTggaaataataaagattttaaacttaCTCTCTGGATGCTGAGATGGCCACAATTTTAATGCAATCCTTCCTTGTCcatcaaacaaaaaatctgatCAGGACCACAGTACGTATTTCTTCCCAGTAACAGCCTTCTGCTGTTAAGGGAAGAAACAAGGGTTATGCCAACCAAGGCAGTCAGAAGAATGCGGTAGCAGTAACAAAACCTTCCAGGTCACTCAGAATGTAGTCAGTAAATTCCCCCTTTTCTTTGAGGGTTCACTTCTGCAAGGTACTGACTTTTAACCCTAGGCTACCAAAATGTCTGAGTAGGATACCAGCAGAGTCGGTGGTGCTGTTTACCCGTTGAAGGCTATAGCTGTGTTGCCTGAGACGCGGGTAAGAGTACCCAGTGCTCTGTAACTCAATTAATTGTCACTTCAGGTACTCTCCAGATATCCCATATCTGATGCCTTGTGCTGCTTAGAAATTTCTGTAAATGCAACAACCAATGGCAGATGATTACTGCCTCTCATTATTGCTAGTGAGAACACTAAAACACTTTTGGGGCCATTCAGTGAAGACATTTGAcacttgttttctgtattattttggATACTGGACTCCTGGCTAGATGCTCAAGCCGGAGTTTTTAACTGGACTTGAGTGACCAATTCCAATTCACAATACAAAACTACTGTTGAATCAGctcttttttaatatccttcTCCATTCCCAACTGTATCCTTCCCAAAGAGGTTTCTATTCTTACTTTTCCTATGGAATCCTCTATGTGctttctcaaaaaaattaacatctcttcctccccttttttcctGTGCCCTGCATTGTGACACTTTTTTGTGTATCTTGTCGTGGTGTGTTACCATAGTACTGCTTTTCCCAGAAGTGCCGCTGGAGCTTCTTTCCCCACATACTCTTTAGATTCAGTGAAGTCCTTACACTGTTTCACAGTAAGCATTGCTGATAAGAGTGATTAAAAATTATGTTCTTGAAGTAATCATACTTTTTAGGATCACTTAAGTTCAAGCTTAAAATACCCTGTAAAACAGCGTTGACAATGAAATCAAGTGGCAGATAGAAAAGCAGCATGCCAAACAGAATGTTCATGGCGTATTTGCTACCTATCATATGGTAAGAGAAGAACATTCTAGCTGGAAGAGCTTACTACTAGAGTGCAGCAGATCAGAGAGAAACTCTCTTGatctaaataattttcatgGTTTCTCTTTCTGAGGAAAGTTCTCCCCTTATGCCCAAACCCAAATTGTCTATTACAAAAAACTTCATGCAGCAAATGGTGCTGTCAAAACAAGAGAAACCATCAAATACTATTCCAGGCTTGCTTGTTTATTAGCAGGTTGAAATCATATTTAATAGTATCTTATTTAATGATGAAATTAGACATTTATAAGAAAATCTAATAGCAaattttctgtagttctttttaactgaaagcTACTCTCAAATGTAGGGAGGGATTTTAAAAAGCCCCTGGCAGAAGCCTGACTCAAAGTAGCAGTTGGAAATCTGGGACATCACTTGAACTGTAAAATGATGCTTGCCTTGTGGAACATTCTACTTGTTTATTTAGCAAATACCAAGCTTTGTCTTCCATTTGCTTGTGTCTCCTTTTAACTTATTCCgtatttcctccttttcagcaatgatttttctttttaccttaaTGCAAGCTGATTCAATCTTTCTAATCTGTACTCTGCTTTTACACTTTCCAGACTAAAATACAAGGGAAATCTCTTTCCAAACCCGAGGAagttaaatacaaacaaaggACAGTCGTTCACCATTGCGTACCTTGCAGCCTACCATGGGATGACTTTATGCCTTCTATTGTAAACTCCATACTTGTGAGACTTTAAGAGAAGCACCTATGTTTGCAAGGCCAAACCATATTGAGCTATTACTGAACCTGCTTTGTAGAAGGCAGTTCTGAGGTTGAGAAGCTGGCTGTTCTGAATGAATGCACTCTATATCTGACTGTCCAATAAACTGTACTGAATGCTGAGCTTGGCTGTTAGTCTGTTCTTTGCgtaatcaatttattttttctgaaagatagcATTCTCTTAAAGGGACATGATCAGGTTGTGGAGTACAAAGCTTTGGTTTGTACTGAACACTGAGCAGACTTGTGTTAAAACCTGAACACAAACAGATGGCTTTCTTATGCCAATGCAAGACTAAGATGTAAAATTGATCcattcagtttttaaacaaatataaaagaataaaataaattctgactATGTCTCtttaagtttttccttttccttcttctttctcactTAGTTTACACTGTATTGCAAACtttatttccagttctgttttttcactTGGTGAGTTGGGTCTGGTAGTAAACTTGCAATGAACACTTGCTATATAACTTTCTTGATCTTAGTGTGTATTCGCATGCTGTTTGTGcatcttctctgctgttttgtgctgtttgtAATGACTTGTCTCAGCTGAGTATGAAGTATTGCATGCTTGGGAAAAATTGTGATTTTCAATTTCTAAAGAGTCTGACCCACAGCAGTTAGGCAGTTCTTTAGGACAGATAGGActctttagggaaaaaaaaaaagttgtaagtGGTCATATCTCCAGTAAAGTGAACACTGTTCACTTAAaatttgcaattcattttctgatttatatACCTCGTTTCAGTAAGGGTCCCCTGTCTCGTTCTGTCCCACAGGTCTTATCTTTCTTACTTGAGTGCTATGGCTCTTGCAGTCCCAAGTGTGGTCACAGTGCAGCAAGTATAACTTTAAAGAAAGCAGGATAAACAGGGACAGCAGAATACCTCTGGCAAAGTAGAGCTAAGAGATGGCACAAGAGCAATCTGAAAACTAACTCTGTATTGGGCTCTGCCCTATTGCAGCTATTGCCAGCCAAATTAGCCACCTTGAAAGTAGCCCTGCACAAACTGAAGCTGCGCCTTGGAATGCAGTGCTTCTGAGCTGTGAGCCCGATTGATAATGCACTACATAAGAGCTTCCAGGTATGGTGGCAAATGTCTTATTCCCAGTATGGTAACGTCACTACTGGGTGCGAACAGGAGAAGAATCCTGCTCCCTGTGAGGTCAGAGTCCATTATCACTGCCCTTTTCATCAGAGTGGATTTGGAGCACCACTTGGTCTGGTCTGGTCCctgtcacattttatttttatccttcccTGCACCCTCACCTCTCGCAGTCACTTGCTTTAAGACACACTCATGCTTACTACACTGAAGCAGTTGTGGAACTTGGTAATTAAGAATATGGTTTCCTTATCTTGtaaacatctgtgttttttttggtgtgatATTAGACAATAGGGGGGAATAATTCTTGATTTATTGACTTGGTTTGTAGACTCTGATGTCAAAGTTTAGTTAGCttcccatttttaaattttaatgagGATGACGGTAAAAAGTAGTTGCTGAATTTGTGTTGCATGCATGCACTTTatgctttcttcatttgtattaaataaaCCCTTAAAAGGTGATGAAGAGGAAGCAGCTGAAGCCGCTGGAGAAGACACGGCCACGGAAGAAGCTGATGCATTAGCTGCTGCTGGACCTGCAGCACAGGATGAGAGTTCTGGGGTGTCCCCAGAAGCTGGAGGGGAGAGTGACTTACCAGCTGCGGATGCACCCCCTGCTGtggagggagcacagcaggaagctgctgctAATGCGGAAGTTGCTGCTAattcagaagctgctgcagtgcaaGGTTAATTTATGAATgcacttttg
It includes:
- the MGARP gene encoding protein MGARP, which gives rise to MYLCRAASQALAARLSRAPSAAGRLQHRAPLRQMSSGSVPGSSGENMIYYLLAGVAAFGGLFYTYRTVGSSRSNYIEHMHILQERAEGRKSAYRSGKGDEEEAAEAAGEDTATEEADALAAAGPAAQDESSGVSPEAGGESDLPAADAPPAVEGAQQEAAANAEVAANSEAAAVQETVSEVLDVAASSDHEENLDSVKEGVASAAQEMSDTASRNQDADAEESGQTSEVSVDKETPEEIAKEP